Below is a genomic region from Deinococcus sp. YIM 134068.
CGCGACCTTCAGCGCCAAGCCGATGGCGATGAGCGCCATTTTCGGTGAGGGACTCACGGCTCCCCTGGTCTACCAGCCCAGCGTCTACGCGGCCAATGCCGACGACATGTTCTCCAGCGCCCTGCTGGAGGGGGAAGTTGATGTCCGGGGCAGGATCGTCGTGACGGAGGGCTTCGGGATGCCCGGCAAGATTCGGGAACTCGAACGGCGCGGCGCGGTGGGCATCATCGCCATCAACCCCGGAGAGCGCGCCCACTGGGGCATCTGCACCAGCATCTGGGGCACCCCGGACCTGAACGATCTGCCGCGCAAACCCCGTGTGGCCGTCGCCAACGTCAACCGACCCGACGGGAACCGCCTGGTCGAACTCGCCAAGTCCGGAGCGGAAGCCGTGTTGGTCACCGATCTGGAGGAGGGCTGGTTCCCGTCGTCCGTTCCGGTCGTGACCATCCCGGGAACCGAGGACCCCGACGCCTTCGTGCTGCTGCACGGGCACTACGACTCGTGGGACTACGGCGTGGGGGACAACGCGGTAGGGGACGCCACCCTGCTGGAGGTCGCCCGCAACCTGTGGAACCACCGGGCGCAGTTGCGCCGCAGCGTGCGGATCGCCTGGTGGCCGGGGCACTCCACCGGACGGTACGCGGGGAGCACGTGGTACGCCGACCACTTCGCCCTGGACCTCTACCGCCACTGCGTCGCCCAGATCAACTGCGACTCGCCCGGCTGCCGCTGGGCCACCGAGTACAAGGACGTGAGCGTGATGGCGGAGGCCACCGCCTGGGCGGGCGACATCATCCGCGACGTGACGGGCCAGGAGATGCACGCGGAACGCCCGGTGCGAGCCGGGGACTACTCCTTTAACAACATCGGCCTCAGTGGGTTTTTCATGCTGCTCTCGACCATGCCGGGCGACCTGCGGGCCGAGAAGGGCTACTACGCGGTCGGGGGCTGCGGGGGCAACATCGCCTGGCACACCGAGGACGACACGCTGGAGGTGGCCGACCGCGACATCCTGCTCAAGGACATGCGGATTTACCTCCTGTCGGCCTACCGCACGGCCAACAGCACGGTCATCCCCTTCGACTACACCCGGACCCTCGACGAGTTCGAGCAGGCGCTGAACGAGTACGCAGCGGCGGCGGGAACGGCCTTCGACCTCGGCCCGGCGCGCGCGGCGGTCCACGACCTGCGGCTGGACGTGGGGCGGCTCGCCCGGTCTGCGCGGGCACTAAGTGGCGAGTCCCTCG
It encodes:
- a CDS encoding M28 family peptidase, which codes for MLLAEERQLLDAVTLDRPWELIEAFSGLKREHPDDVRRAAEQIERHLRQLGIPVKVHRPELFLSLPRRASVTVGGATFSAKPMAMSAIFGEGLTAPLVYQPSVYAANADDMFSSALLEGEVDVRGRIVVTEGFGMPGKIRELERRGAVGIIAINPGERAHWGICTSIWGTPDLNDLPRKPRVAVANVNRPDGNRLVELAKSGAEAVLVTDLEEGWFPSSVPVVTIPGTEDPDAFVLLHGHYDSWDYGVGDNAVGDATLLEVARNLWNHRAQLRRSVRIAWWPGHSTGRYAGSTWYADHFALDLYRHCVAQINCDSPGCRWATEYKDVSVMAEATAWAGDIIRDVTGQEMHAERPVRAGDYSFNNIGLSGFFMLLSTMPGDLRAEKGYYAVGGCGGNIAWHTEDDTLEVADRDILLKDMRIYLLSAYRTANSTVIPFDYTRTLDEFEQALNEYAAAAGTAFDLGPARAAVHDLRLDVGRLARSARALSGESLASPAVRRVNAALISLARHLVQASYTQVPAFFHDPAEHVPPLPDLAILGRLAEVGPEERGFVLTHARRGQNRLLAHLMDAQNAVRSALDHIEVSVKGGPS